In Novipirellula caenicola, one genomic interval encodes:
- a CDS encoding Na/Pi cotransporter family protein: MEFSALTELVCGLVGGLGIFLLGMKNMSEGMQAVAGSSLRKMIAAVTNNRIFATIVGVIVTCVVQSSSITTVMVVGFVNSGVMELSQAIGVIMGANIGTTITGWILVLKIGKYGLPVLGGAAFVYLFSRGERPRYWAMAIMGVGMVFFGLELMKDACAIIKQLPDFEAWFKTFNADSYIGVLKCAMIGCILTTMVQSSSATLGITISLASQGIISYETAAALVLGENIGTTITAFLASLGATTNARRAAYFHVIFNMFGVLWITAIFRYYIVLIKWLVVGDVDTELIVDGETTFPNRTAAIAATHTVFNIANVLLFLLFVPQFVRLLNWMVPSKDFKEKPRLTDLDIRLLETPLLAIEQSRREIERMADGCSKMLDWLAELIQQDNPDKSLADRLRKREQVLDSIQDEIAVYVTNLLSSNLPHSVADEARRQLRMADEYESISDYIVNLDKFDRKLRRDGLRFSPAQIQDLVQLNQIAAEYLREVNEAFRQGNDNVILKTDATNKRVRTKIKMLRKAHLEELSDGQTPPLVSVAYLASLNAFARVRDHSQNIAESIPSE; this comes from the coding sequence TTGGAATTCTCAGCACTCACCGAACTTGTTTGTGGTCTCGTTGGCGGACTCGGTATTTTCTTGTTGGGCATGAAAAACATGTCCGAGGGAATGCAGGCGGTTGCCGGCAGCAGCTTGCGGAAAATGATTGCCGCAGTCACGAACAATCGAATCTTTGCAACGATCGTCGGCGTCATCGTCACGTGTGTGGTCCAATCAAGCTCGATCACGACCGTGATGGTGGTGGGCTTTGTCAACAGCGGCGTGATGGAATTGTCCCAGGCGATTGGCGTGATCATGGGCGCCAATATTGGGACGACGATCACCGGTTGGATCTTGGTGCTAAAGATTGGCAAGTATGGATTGCCGGTTCTCGGCGGCGCCGCGTTCGTCTATCTGTTCTCGCGTGGCGAGCGACCGCGGTACTGGGCGATGGCGATCATGGGCGTCGGCATGGTCTTCTTCGGTTTGGAATTGATGAAGGATGCCTGCGCAATCATCAAACAGCTGCCCGATTTCGAAGCTTGGTTCAAAACGTTTAATGCCGATTCTTATATCGGCGTTTTGAAGTGTGCGATGATTGGTTGCATTCTGACGACCATGGTTCAATCATCCTCGGCAACGCTTGGGATCACGATCTCGTTGGCATCGCAAGGAATCATCAGCTACGAAACCGCAGCCGCCTTGGTGCTAGGCGAAAACATCGGAACCACGATCACTGCGTTTCTTGCTTCGCTCGGAGCCACCACGAACGCGCGGCGAGCGGCCTATTTCCATGTCATCTTCAACATGTTTGGCGTGTTATGGATCACCGCGATCTTTCGCTACTACATCGTGTTGATCAAATGGTTGGTCGTCGGCGACGTTGATACCGAATTGATTGTCGACGGTGAAACGACGTTCCCCAATCGAACCGCCGCGATCGCGGCAACGCACACGGTGTTTAACATCGCCAATGTGCTGTTGTTCCTTCTGTTCGTGCCCCAATTCGTCCGTTTGTTGAATTGGATGGTTCCGTCGAAAGATTTCAAAGAGAAGCCTCGTTTGACCGACCTCGACATTCGGTTGTTGGAAACGCCGCTGTTGGCGATCGAACAGTCGCGTCGCGAGATCGAACGGATGGCCGATGGCTGTTCAAAAATGCTCGATTGGTTGGCGGAATTGATCCAACAAGACAATCCCGACAAGTCGCTGGCGGACCGCTTGCGAAAACGAGAACAAGTGCTCGATTCGATCCAAGATGAAATTGCGGTCTACGTCACCAATCTGCTCTCCAGCAATCTGCCGCATTCGGTCGCTGACGAAGCAAGACGTCAATTGCGAATGGCCGACGAATATGAATCGATTAGCGATTACATCGTCAATCTCGACAAGTTTGACCGCAAATTGCGACGCGATGGGCTGCGATTTTCGCCGGCTCAGATTCAAGACTTGGTCCAGCTGAACCAGATTGCGGCAGAATATCTACGCGAAGTCAACGAGGCCTTCCGCCAAGGCAACGACAACGTGATTCTAAAGACCGATGCCACCAACAAACGCGTGCGTACGAAAATCAAAATGCTCCGTAAAGCGCATTTGGAAGAATTGTCCGACGGCCAAACACCTCCATTGGTAAGCGTTGCCTACCTGGCATCGCTGAACGCGTTCGCTCGCGTCCGCGATCACTCGCAAAACATCGCCGAATCGATCCCCAGCGAATAG
- a CDS encoding alpha/beta hydrolase yields the protein MFRILVCVLAFLAWTSATLVGAADSQPKSVGYKTATDIHYRTSVVATINEQCRLDVYYPENVNDAPTIVWFHGGGLTGGKREIPSPLKNKGVIIVGVDYRLSPQVTVNDCIDDAAASVAWTFNNIEQYGGSRDKIFVSGHSAGGYLTSMIGMDKTWLAAHQIDADDIAGLIPFSGHTITHFTARKEQGIGGKQPVIDRLAPLFHVRNDCPPLLLITGDRELEMLGRYEENAYLWRMMQVVGHPNTKLHELDGFNHGQMAEPAFPLLLRFVHSIAKD from the coding sequence ATGTTTCGAATTCTCGTTTGCGTTCTTGCCTTTCTCGCTTGGACCTCCGCAACGCTTGTTGGCGCCGCGGATAGTCAGCCCAAATCGGTTGGCTATAAAACCGCGACCGACATCCACTACCGCACTTCCGTCGTTGCGACGATCAACGAACAATGTCGTCTGGATGTCTACTATCCTGAGAACGTCAACGATGCCCCGACGATCGTTTGGTTTCACGGCGGAGGACTGACCGGCGGAAAACGCGAAATCCCATCGCCGCTGAAAAACAAAGGCGTGATCATTGTCGGAGTCGATTACCGGCTCAGCCCGCAGGTGACCGTAAACGATTGCATCGACGATGCCGCAGCCTCGGTTGCATGGACATTCAATAATATTGAGCAATACGGTGGATCCCGCGACAAGATTTTTGTCAGCGGCCATTCCGCCGGCGGTTATCTGACCAGCATGATTGGGATGGATAAAACGTGGCTCGCCGCTCATCAAATCGATGCCGACGATATCGCAGGTTTGATCCCGTTCAGCGGCCACACGATCACTCACTTTACCGCTCGCAAAGAACAAGGCATCGGCGGCAAACAGCCGGTCATCGATAGGTTGGCTCCGCTGTTTCATGTTCGCAATGACTGTCCACCGCTGCTGTTGATCACCGGTGATCGCGAACTCGAGATGCTTGGGCGTTACGAGGAAAACGCCTACCTGTGGCGAATGATGCAAGTCGTTGGCCACCCGAACACCAAACTGCACGAATTGGACGGATTCAACCATGGACAGATGGCCGAACCCGCATTTCCGCTGCTGCTAAGATTCGTCCATTCGATCGCCAAAGACTAA
- a CDS encoding sugar phosphate isomerase/epimerase family protein has translation MQPESSLKRRDLLTYAAFGSAVLATGTNAAAMPAESSKDAIQPRPKYEMKKSINLWAFPYPDKMTLRQCMQLAKDAGFDGIELNYDLESDLSPKAGTKEFNAIRKMADEIGIAISGVCSFLFWPFPLTSNDPAERARGMELASKMTQAAHDLGTENLLVVPGAVHMPWRPDHDPTPNGVCDRRAREAIGKLLPQAEKLNVSLNIENIFFNGFLMSPMEMVDFVDSFSSEHVKVHFDTGNIMEYQFPEHWIPILGNRIKNIHFKEYTKKGSDHSLEAFRPLLDGTTDWPAVLAALDKIGYDGYLTFEYFHPYAHFPEALIYQTADSLDRMLGIKQG, from the coding sequence ATGCAACCAGAATCATCACTGAAGCGTCGTGATTTGCTGACCTACGCCGCGTTCGGTAGCGCCGTGTTGGCAACCGGAACCAACGCAGCCGCGATGCCCGCTGAATCGTCCAAGGACGCGATCCAACCGCGTCCGAAGTACGAAATGAAAAAGTCGATCAACCTGTGGGCGTTCCCGTACCCCGACAAGATGACACTGCGGCAATGCATGCAGTTGGCCAAAGACGCCGGTTTCGATGGCATCGAATTGAACTATGACCTCGAAAGTGATCTCTCTCCCAAAGCCGGAACCAAAGAATTCAATGCGATTCGCAAAATGGCAGACGAGATCGGGATCGCGATTAGCGGCGTCTGCTCGTTTTTGTTTTGGCCGTTTCCGCTAACCAGCAACGATCCCGCCGAACGGGCCCGCGGCATGGAATTAGCCAGCAAAATGACGCAGGCAGCTCACGACTTGGGGACCGAAAACTTGTTGGTCGTCCCAGGCGCCGTGCACATGCCATGGCGTCCTGATCATGACCCGACGCCCAATGGCGTATGTGACCGCCGAGCTCGCGAAGCGATCGGAAAGCTATTGCCGCAAGCCGAGAAGCTGAACGTCTCGCTAAACATCGAGAACATCTTCTTCAACGGCTTCTTGATGTCTCCGATGGAAATGGTCGACTTTGTTGACAGCTTCTCGAGCGAACATGTGAAAGTCCATTTCGACACGGGGAACATCATGGAATACCAATTCCCCGAGCACTGGATCCCAATCCTTGGCAACCGTATCAAGAACATCCACTTTAAAGAGTACACGAAAAAGGGAAGCGACCATTCGTTGGAAGCGTTTCGCCCGTTGCTCGACGGCACGACCGATTGGCCCGCAGTATTGGCCGCGTTAGACAAAATCGGGTACGACGGCTATCTGACGTTCGAGTACTTCCACCCCTACGCTCATTTTCCCGAAGCCCTGATCTATCAAACCGCTGACTCGCTGGACCGTATGCTCGGTATCAAGCAGGGCTAG
- a CDS encoding DUF1559 domain-containing protein, with amino-acid sequence MDATSRTRSGFTLVELLVVIAIIGVLVGLLLPAVQAAREAARRMSCSNNFKQIGLAIHNYHSAYNQLPIHGTGTFDYGVTSWASSSTFSSNRNLSMLVGILPFMEGQALYDSISNPNTIVASTGAQRSPAWPAMGPTPDQADYTPWVTSIPMLRCPSDPGDGAPALARTNYVACTGDSAFVSAQGNRQSSGLPADSTVTLQTQAAHRGVFAMQRKMAFRDVLDGLANTICAGEIATDLGDYDKRTIVWEKATHDLNTSAADYCQQYVSADRPQFWGGTTATSALYGRGYRWADARPNYGQCMTILPPNREICFQTTAEDAGIATMSSRHQGGCHVLMTDGAVKFVTDSIEAGNSSAFPVNYSGTAANGNSAGSMSPYGLWGALGTRAAREVVSGDF; translated from the coding sequence ATGGACGCAACTTCACGGACCCGCTCGGGATTCACCCTTGTCGAACTGCTGGTGGTTATTGCCATCATCGGCGTTTTGGTCGGGCTACTTCTACCCGCAGTACAAGCCGCTCGCGAAGCGGCTCGGCGGATGAGCTGCAGTAACAACTTCAAGCAAATTGGGTTGGCTATCCACAACTACCACTCGGCATACAACCAATTGCCAATCCATGGCACCGGCACGTTCGACTACGGCGTGACGTCATGGGCAAGCAGCAGCACGTTCTCGTCCAACCGTAACTTGAGCATGTTGGTTGGGATTCTTCCGTTCATGGAGGGACAGGCACTGTATGACTCGATCAGCAACCCGAACACGATTGTCGCCTCGACCGGAGCACAGCGATCCCCGGCTTGGCCGGCCATGGGGCCGACTCCCGACCAAGCCGATTACACCCCTTGGGTGACCAGCATTCCGATGCTTCGCTGTCCCAGCGATCCGGGGGACGGGGCTCCCGCTCTGGCTCGCACCAACTACGTTGCCTGCACCGGCGACTCCGCCTTCGTGTCCGCGCAAGGCAATCGGCAAAGCAGCGGTTTGCCAGCCGATTCAACCGTGACCCTGCAAACTCAGGCTGCCCACCGAGGGGTGTTTGCCATGCAGCGAAAAATGGCCTTCCGCGATGTCTTGGACGGTCTAGCCAATACGATCTGTGCGGGCGAAATAGCGACCGATCTGGGCGACTACGACAAACGAACGATTGTTTGGGAGAAAGCAACCCACGATCTGAACACGTCCGCTGCGGATTATTGTCAGCAATACGTCAGCGCCGATCGACCCCAGTTTTGGGGTGGCACCACAGCGACCTCCGCACTGTATGGACGTGGTTATCGTTGGGCCGACGCCCGGCCCAACTATGGTCAATGCATGACAATCTTGCCGCCCAATCGCGAAATCTGTTTTCAAACCACCGCAGAGGACGCCGGTATCGCAACGATGTCCAGTCGTCATCAAGGCGGTTGTCACGTTTTGATGACCGACGGAGCGGTCAAGTTTGTGACCGATTCAATTGAAGCCGGAAACTCGTCCGCGTTCCCAGTCAATTACTCAGGCACCGCGGCCAACGGCAACTCGGCGGGATCGATGAGTCCGTATGGGTTGTGGGGCGCATTGGGCACCCGTGCCGCCCGCGAAGTCGTTAGCGGCGACTTCTAA
- a CDS encoding DUF11 domain-containing protein — protein MSRWLNTTSLFTVLVAAAIGIGPGVAQADEAITTGDGLLTLRASMPEETRVGESFTYTVEVTNASDNIVLHDIELKQRKAKGLSIESVSVKGADAKNQKKNNAKKTTTEKSSTSSDSMKIAMLNPGQSRTLEVTASADEEGELRSCLEIASYTPAICLSSKVVKPQLELTKTAPDKANRCDVIELEYAVKNGGSGDVGPFVVTDSLGDGLATIEGNSELEFKVDGLKAGDTRKFVARVYAQKAGTFSSRAEAKAKNSDLSSRSKETSTDVITADLAVNVEGPNRLYGDQMAEFTASITNTGNAPAENVQVRVLWPNKSRLLDMSDMSIAKQDKQSKQANNKQANKGEPTPAKDNKKSKDNQNAKTASDGDAKDKKSGKQSSDKNSDKQKIAMEMNEDTITIDRLEAGQTATFDYALRAGDVDKLPTKVVATYVCTVDAAEDQAKAEARATSMAMAEAKIVRLPAMQLLVIDDEDPVSNGDEVVYMIRVWNEGDAADNKVKVVAELPEGLTFQSAEGPTKHNQDGSKITFEPIKTMQPGDRMDYKVIAKAEGNENVLFKAKLSSEKLSQEVTTEEPTRLFSRQAKK, from the coding sequence ATGTCACGTTGGTTAAACACAACATCTCTGTTCACGGTGCTTGTCGCGGCGGCGATCGGCATCGGTCCGGGTGTCGCCCAGGCAGATGAAGCGATCACGACGGGCGACGGCTTATTGACGCTGCGTGCGTCGATGCCCGAAGAAACACGTGTAGGCGAATCGTTCACCTACACGGTCGAAGTCACAAACGCATCGGACAATATTGTTCTGCATGACATCGAGCTAAAGCAGCGTAAGGCTAAAGGTTTGAGCATCGAGTCGGTCTCGGTGAAAGGTGCAGACGCCAAAAATCAGAAAAAAAACAACGCAAAAAAAACGACGACCGAGAAAAGTTCGACTTCGAGCGATAGCATGAAGATCGCGATGTTGAACCCTGGCCAAAGTCGCACGTTGGAAGTGACCGCGTCGGCTGACGAAGAGGGCGAGCTTCGCAGTTGTCTCGAGATTGCCAGCTACACCCCGGCGATTTGTTTGTCCAGCAAAGTCGTCAAGCCGCAGTTGGAGTTGACGAAAACCGCTCCGGATAAAGCCAATCGATGTGATGTGATTGAGCTTGAATATGCGGTGAAGAACGGAGGTTCGGGCGATGTAGGGCCATTTGTTGTCACGGATTCGCTCGGTGATGGCTTGGCCACGATCGAAGGCAACAGCGAATTGGAATTCAAGGTCGACGGTTTGAAGGCCGGCGATACTCGCAAATTTGTTGCTCGTGTCTATGCTCAAAAAGCGGGTACGTTCTCGAGTCGTGCGGAAGCCAAAGCCAAGAATAGCGATCTGAGTTCTCGCAGTAAAGAAACCAGCACGGACGTGATTACGGCTGATTTGGCCGTCAACGTCGAAGGTCCCAATCGTTTGTATGGCGACCAGATGGCCGAGTTCACCGCTAGCATTACTAATACCGGTAACGCCCCTGCCGAGAATGTTCAAGTCCGCGTGCTATGGCCCAACAAATCGCGGTTGTTGGACATGAGTGACATGTCGATTGCGAAGCAGGACAAGCAGAGCAAACAGGCCAATAACAAACAGGCCAATAAGGGTGAGCCGACGCCAGCGAAGGACAACAAAAAGTCCAAGGATAACCAAAACGCCAAGACGGCAAGCGATGGTGATGCCAAGGACAAGAAGTCTGGTAAACAATCATCCGACAAGAACTCGGACAAGCAGAAGATTGCAATGGAGATGAACGAAGACACGATCACCATCGATCGTTTGGAAGCAGGTCAAACTGCAACGTTCGATTATGCTCTTCGCGCCGGTGATGTGGACAAGTTGCCAACCAAGGTCGTTGCCACCTACGTTTGCACGGTGGATGCGGCTGAGGATCAAGCCAAGGCGGAAGCACGAGCCACATCGATGGCGATGGCCGAGGCTAAGATCGTCCGTTTGCCTGCGATGCAATTGTTGGTGATTGACGACGAAGATCCCGTTTCCAATGGAGACGAAGTGGTCTACATGATCCGAGTTTGGAACGAAGGCGATGCAGCGGACAACAAAGTCAAAGTGGTTGCCGAACTGCCCGAAGGATTGACGTTCCAATCTGCGGAAGGACCGACCAAGCATAATCAGGACGGTTCGAAGATCACCTTCGAGCCAATCAAGACGATGCAACCGGGTGATCGAATGGATTACAAGGTCATCGCCAAGGCTGAGGGTAACGAAAACGTGCTGTTCAAGGCCAAGCTATCGAGCGAAAAATTGTCGCAAGAAGTGACCACCGAAGAACCGACACGATTGTTCAGCCGTCAGGCTAAGAAATAA
- a CDS encoding M14 family zinc carboxypeptidase: MRHLAFLILHTFAVVLLMVHHAMAASPLHFIDTSFENASPLDWQVLADQTVRIDLIYDHERDSPNRAAGHWHFRVDAEPGSQLTLLLNHFSNVWNGRSALACSDATIGFISADGMTWESIETEFIKDSGQLRFTVTIPPGGSLWVARLPPYRISDLNRLLDQIRGHSQVEITRIGETVQRRPLEIVRIGRDDAPYRVFIRARAHPWEPGGNWVVEGMIRHLLKTHDEQSATYLDQYCVYIMPMANKDGVAMGRTRFNVLGKDLNRDWNAPPDATLCPENAALERWLTKMLDSGRRPHLALEMHNDESGKLHLSRPDATQFEAYIARMHRLESLLLTKTWFREGATDPSFRNSGTLGEGWLTRFGIDAVVHELNANWIEGLQSRPSAEHWMTYGEQLCDVLDAYFKAAE; the protein is encoded by the coding sequence ATGCGACATCTCGCTTTTCTTATTCTGCATACCTTTGCCGTGGTGCTGTTGATGGTGCACCACGCGATGGCCGCCAGCCCGCTGCACTTCATCGACACCAGCTTCGAGAATGCATCGCCGCTGGACTGGCAGGTCTTGGCGGATCAGACCGTCCGCATTGATTTGATTTACGATCACGAGCGAGATTCACCCAATCGAGCGGCAGGGCACTGGCACTTTCGCGTCGACGCGGAACCTGGCAGCCAATTGACGCTGTTGCTGAACCATTTTTCCAACGTGTGGAATGGCCGTTCGGCGTTGGCGTGTTCGGATGCCACGATCGGGTTCATCAGTGCTGATGGAATGACATGGGAGTCGATCGAAACGGAATTCATCAAGGACTCGGGACAATTGCGTTTCACCGTGACGATTCCTCCCGGCGGCAGTTTGTGGGTGGCGCGGTTGCCGCCCTATCGGATCAGTGACCTGAACCGGTTGCTTGATCAGATCCGAGGTCACTCGCAAGTCGAAATCACTCGGATCGGTGAAACGGTCCAGCGACGACCGCTCGAGATCGTGCGGATTGGCCGCGACGATGCACCCTATCGCGTCTTTATCCGCGCCCGTGCCCATCCCTGGGAACCAGGCGGCAATTGGGTGGTCGAAGGAATGATTCGTCATCTGCTGAAAACGCATGACGAGCAAAGTGCGACCTATTTGGACCAATATTGCGTCTACATCATGCCGATGGCCAACAAGGACGGTGTCGCGATGGGACGAACCCGGTTCAATGTGCTCGGCAAAGACCTCAACCGCGACTGGAACGCTCCACCGGATGCGACGCTATGCCCCGAGAACGCGGCACTCGAACGATGGCTGACCAAAATGCTCGACTCTGGCCGCCGGCCGCATCTAGCACTGGAGATGCACAATGACGAGAGCGGCAAACTGCACCTCAGCCGTCCCGACGCCACGCAGTTTGAGGCCTACATAGCCCGCATGCATCGGCTAGAATCCCTGCTGCTGACAAAGACATGGTTTCGCGAAGGAGCCACCGACCCGAGCTTTCGAAATTCCGGCACGCTAGGGGAAGGATGGCTAACGCGTTTCGGAATCGACGCCGTCGTTCACGAGTTGAATGCGAATTGGATCGAAGGCCTGCAGTCACGACCCTCCGCCGAGCACTGGATGACCTACGGAGAGCAACTCTGCGACGTGCTGGACGCGTATTTCAAAGCAGCCGAATGA
- a CDS encoding SGNH/GDSL hydrolase family protein encodes MTDFRSLIWVAMSFIATSGFAADHVAFRGDFQNARIKFTQSKTGNVAFIGGSITEMNGYRPMVCEVLQRRFPETQFNFINAGISSTCSTTGAFRLQSDVLNRGDIDLLFIEFAVNDDQDAHHSTAACIRGMEGIVRQARIANPNIDLVITFFVNESMLATLQKGGKPLTIAAHTKVAEHYDVSTIGLANEVAKRITDGTLTWKQYGGVHPAPAGNRIAAQMIDELMNQAWDKPLANDAAIKPHPLPESPLDPHSYWRGRFIDPATAEIQSGWTVSVPDWSSLPGSTRERFRAIPMLCGEHAGDTVSLAFDGNAIGAYVVAGPDAGMIEASVDGGPFEVVDLYHQHSKGLHYPRTVMFASDLKDGEHEVTLRIAEKTRSSGNAARIIQFVAN; translated from the coding sequence ATGACTGATTTTCGCTCTTTGATCTGGGTTGCCATGTCGTTCATCGCCACCAGTGGATTCGCAGCTGATCACGTGGCGTTTCGTGGCGACTTCCAGAACGCTCGGATCAAGTTCACGCAGTCGAAGACGGGGAATGTGGCATTCATCGGTGGTTCGATCACCGAAATGAATGGGTATCGGCCGATGGTGTGCGAAGTGCTGCAGCGACGATTTCCTGAGACGCAATTCAACTTCATCAACGCCGGGATTTCATCGACCTGCTCGACCACCGGAGCGTTTCGGCTGCAGTCGGATGTGCTGAACCGCGGTGACATCGATTTGCTATTTATCGAGTTTGCCGTCAACGATGATCAGGACGCACATCACTCGACCGCCGCCTGCATTCGCGGGATGGAAGGGATCGTGCGACAGGCCCGGATCGCCAATCCGAATATCGATTTGGTGATCACGTTTTTCGTCAACGAATCGATGTTGGCGACGTTGCAAAAGGGCGGGAAACCGCTGACGATTGCAGCGCATACCAAGGTGGCCGAGCATTACGATGTGTCGACGATCGGATTAGCCAATGAAGTAGCCAAACGCATCACCGACGGCACGTTGACTTGGAAACAGTACGGTGGCGTGCATCCCGCACCGGCGGGAAACCGGATCGCCGCACAAATGATCGACGAATTGATGAACCAGGCATGGGACAAACCGTTGGCGAATGACGCAGCGATCAAACCTCATCCGCTACCCGAGTCGCCGTTGGATCCGCACAGTTACTGGCGTGGGCGATTTATCGATCCAGCCACGGCGGAAATTCAAAGCGGATGGACGGTTTCGGTTCCCGATTGGTCGTCGTTACCGGGCAGCACTCGCGAGCGTTTTCGAGCGATACCGATGTTATGTGGCGAACATGCGGGCGACACGGTGTCGCTAGCGTTTGACGGCAACGCGATCGGGGCCTACGTCGTCGCTGGACCCGATGCAGGGATGATCGAAGCCAGTGTCGATGGCGGTCCGTTCGAAGTGGTGGATTTGTATCACCAGCACAGCAAAGGACTTCATTATCCCCGGACCGTGATGTTCGCATCGGACTTGAAGGATGGCGAGCATGAGGTCACGCTTAGGATCGCGGAGAAAACTCGTAGCAGCGGCAATGCGGCTCGGATCATTCAGTTTGTTGCAAACTGA
- a CDS encoding cation acetate symporter produces MIYEPSWIAVFVFLAFVVVTVGLSFFLGRKAISSEGYFAAHGQIPWAVNGVAFAGDYLSAASFLGICGMIAAYGYDGFLYSIGYLAGWIVALFVIAEPMKRLGRFTFADALDAQFNSRGIKLAAGISTLAVSIFYLIPQMVGAGSLIQPLLGFPHWVGVVLVGMVVIVIVVTAGMVSTTWVQFLKGSLLVFFSAILVVMLFARGFVESDGGLKSIGPIASSSLSQTQIDGRDVISPTGQWAEHPEFIRLADSEGGYEIYHVQPMDSDAAMGVTDPVMLQQAQELTTAADGSRTVDGMPFGSGEGERQLQPVGHISKLPSGYTSGESVGPISFFTTMSNSEIVLWGSEVIRHDDGSTSKVFYQKPTEGTHVLRPGEHPKFAGIRGGKPTDRINFLSLMLALFCGTASLPHILIRYYTVKDGAAARKSTIVGITSIGFFYVLTLYLGLGAMTSNSLDLTDTNMAAPLLARSMSQWLFAIISAIAFTTVLGTVSGLILASSGAVAHDLIGGVMGIELTGNAQVRVAKLAAVVVGAIAILLGIAFKEMNVSYLVGWAFSVAASANLPALVMLLFWKRTTKEGVIASVIVGMVSSLGWILLSADTYEKVYGWNGADAIAPFTQPGIVTIPLAFVTLIIVSLMTKRAEPDTSVA; encoded by the coding sequence ATGATTTACGAACCTTCATGGATCGCAGTATTTGTCTTTTTGGCGTTTGTGGTCGTCACCGTCGGGCTCAGTTTTTTCCTTGGCCGCAAAGCGATTTCGAGCGAGGGGTACTTTGCCGCTCACGGACAAATTCCTTGGGCTGTCAACGGAGTGGCTTTCGCAGGCGACTATTTGTCAGCCGCTTCGTTCTTGGGAATTTGCGGGATGATCGCGGCCTATGGCTACGACGGATTCCTGTATTCGATCGGTTATTTGGCGGGTTGGATTGTGGCGTTGTTTGTCATCGCCGAACCGATGAAACGACTTGGTCGGTTTACCTTTGCCGACGCACTAGACGCCCAATTCAATTCGCGAGGCATTAAGCTTGCCGCAGGGATCAGCACCTTGGCGGTCAGTATTTTTTATCTGATTCCTCAAATGGTCGGTGCTGGTTCCTTGATCCAACCGCTCCTTGGTTTTCCTCATTGGGTCGGCGTCGTCTTGGTCGGGATGGTCGTGATCGTGATCGTCGTGACCGCTGGGATGGTATCGACCACCTGGGTACAGTTTTTGAAAGGCTCGCTGCTCGTTTTCTTCAGTGCCATTTTGGTGGTGATGTTGTTTGCTCGCGGGTTCGTCGAGTCGGATGGCGGATTGAAATCGATCGGGCCGATTGCGTCATCGAGTCTATCGCAGACGCAGATCGACGGTCGCGATGTGATTTCGCCGACGGGGCAATGGGCTGAACATCCCGAGTTTATCCGGTTGGCCGATAGCGAAGGCGGCTACGAAATCTATCACGTCCAGCCGATGGATTCGGACGCGGCGATGGGCGTGACCGATCCCGTGATGTTGCAGCAAGCTCAGGAATTGACCACTGCAGCGGACGGATCGCGAACCGTCGATGGCATGCCGTTTGGTTCGGGCGAAGGCGAGCGTCAGTTACAACCCGTTGGGCACATTTCCAAGTTGCCGTCGGGGTACACGTCGGGGGAATCGGTCGGACCGATCTCGTTTTTCACGACGATGTCCAACAGCGAAATCGTGCTCTGGGGCAGCGAAGTGATTCGGCACGACGATGGCAGCACGAGCAAGGTGTTTTACCAAAAGCCGACCGAGGGAACGCATGTGCTGCGTCCGGGGGAACATCCTAAATTTGCCGGAATCCGCGGCGGAAAGCCAACGGACCGCATCAATTTCTTGTCGTTGATGTTGGCATTGTTTTGCGGTACCGCCTCGCTGCCACACATTTTGATTCGCTATTACACGGTCAAGGACGGCGCGGCGGCTCGCAAGAGTACGATTGTGGGGATCACCAGTATCGGATTCTTCTACGTGTTGACGCTTTACCTCGGACTTGGCGCGATGACCAGCAACTCGCTGGATCTGACCGATACCAACATGGCCGCTCCGCTGTTGGCTCGTAGCATGAGCCAGTGGTTGTTTGCGATCATCTCGGCGATCGCGTTCACCACGGTACTGGGGACCGTCAGTGGTTTGATTTTGGCCAGCAGCGGCGCGGTGGCTCACGATTTGATCGGTGGCGTGATGGGAATCGAGTTGACGGGGAATGCCCAAGTGCGAGTCGCCAAGTTGGCTGCCGTGGTCGTCGGCGCGATTGCAATCCTGCTAGGCATCGCCTTCAAAGAAATGAACGTCAGTTACCTCGTCGGCTGGGCGTTCAGTGTCGCGGCGAGTGCGAATTTGCCGGCGTTGGTGATGTTGTTGTTTTGGAAGCGGACGACCAAAGAAGGCGTGATCGCCAGCGTGATTGTAGGGATGGTCAGCTCGTTGGGCTGGATTTTGTTGTCGGCCGACACCTACGAGAAGGTTTACGGTTGGAACGGAGCGGACGCGATCGCGCCGTTCACTCAGCCGGGAATCGTCACCATTCCGCTGGCGTTCGTGACGCTGATCATCGTGTCGCTGATGACCAAGCGAGCGGAACCAGATACATCGGTTGCATGA